In the genome of Dysgonomonadaceae bacterium zrk40, the window AACGGCGGATCTGACGGCGGCGAGCTATTCGACCGCGCTGTTGGGTCTGGTCGCCACCGCGGCGCTGTTGCTGCTGGGCACGGGCTGGGTCAGGCCTGCCTGGAAACTGCCGGTTGCCTTGTGCGCGCTTGCCGCGCTGGTGGGCACACTCGCCGTCTTCCAGGCGCGCGAGGCCTGGTCCGTCGCCCAGTCCGTTCCGGTGGTCTACCACTATGTCGGCTGGGCGATCTCGATGCCGCTGCAAGTGCTGGCTCTCTATTTCTTCGCCGGCCGCACCGCCAAGCTGGGCATGGGCCTGTTCTGGCGACTTGTCGTCGTGTCCGTGCTGATGGTGTTCGTGCGCTATCTTGGGGAAGCCGGGCTGATGCATGCCACGCTCGCCTTTCTCATCGGGCTCGTGTTCTGGCTGTATATTCTGGGCGAGTTGTTTTTCGGCCGCATGGACGAGGCGGTTCGCGATTCTCGGAAGCCGGCCGTGCAGCGCGGCTATTTCTGGCTCAGGCTGATCGTGACGGTGGGTTGGGCAATCTATCCGCTCGGCAATTTCATCACGTCCTTTGGCGGCTACATCGACACCGGAGCGCTTTCGGTGGCCTACAACATTGCCGATTTCCTAAACCGGATGGCGTTTGGCGTCGCCGTCCTCGCTGTCGCGATGATGGATGCTGGAGAGACCGCTGATGACTGATTTCTTCGATGCCGACCGCAACCGCTCAATCCTGTTAACCTGTGAAGGGATGTTCCAATGAAGGGCGCAGACATTATTGCAATCATCATCCTGGCGGCGATCGTCATCGCGGTCTGCGCCTATCTTCTGCACTGGCTCTATCGCCGGTCGACCAAGGACATCTCGTTCGTGCGCACCGGCTTCGGCGGCGAGAAGGTGGTGATGGGCGGCGGCGCGCTGGTCCTGCCGATCCTTCACGATCTCACCGAGGTCAATATGAACACGCTGCGTCTGGAAATCATCCGGGCGCGTGAGAAGTCCTTGATTACGAAGGACCGGATGCGGGTCGAGCTGACAGTGGAATTCTATGTCCGCGTTCACCCCGATAACGACGCGGTGGCAACAGCCGCGCGCTCTCTCGGAAACCGCACCATGCACGCAGAAGAGCTGAAGGATCTCATTCAGGGTCGCTTCATCGATGCGATGGGCGGAGCGGCTGCGAAGATGACGCTGGAGCACATCCACGAAAACCGCATGGACTTCGTCAAGGAAGTTCGCCGGGAAGTGGCCGAAAGCCTTGCGCTTGACGGCCTGGAGCTGGAATCGGTTTCGCTGACCTCGCTCGACCAGACCGATATTTCGCTGTTCGACCCGTCGAACACCTTTGATGCGGAAGGCCTGACGATCCTGACCGAGCAGATCGAAAGCCGCAAGAAGAAGCGCAATGACATCGAGAAGGACACGATGATCGCGGTGCGACTGAAGAACCTTGAGGCGGAGAAGCGCTCTCTCGAGATCCAGCGCGACACCGAATATGCGCGTCTCAGTCATGAAATGGAGGTCGCCGTCCAGCGGGCCCAACGCAAGACCGAGATCGCCAGCGAGAACGCAGCGCGCGAGCGTGAGATCGAGGCCGTCAAGATCAAGGAACGCGAAGCTGTCGAGCGCGCGCGCATTGCCATGGAGCAGGAGCTCGAGCGCATCGAAATCAAGCGCAAGGAAACGCTCCAGCTAGAAGACCAGATGCGTGAAATCGCCGTTTCCGCGAAATCGAAAGAACGCTCGGAAGCGCAGGCCGAGGCAGAGGCCGCCCGCGCCAGGATGATCGAGGCGCAGGAACGCGTCCAGACCATCCGCGACACCGAAATCGCCAACCGCCAGAAGTCGATCGAGCTGATCGAAGCGCAAAAACGCGCGGAATCGGAGGGTACGCGTCTGCGCATTCTCGCCGAGGCGGAAAAGGAGGCGGCCAAGGATCGCGCCGAAGCGGAGCGCATCACGGTGGCTGCCATGGCGGAACGCTATGCGGTCGAGGCCGAGGGCAAGCAGAAGCTCAACGAAGCCGAGAATCTCAGAACCGATGCCAGCCGCCGCAGCAGCCTGCACAAGTCGCTGGTCGAGAACCTGCCCGCAATCATTCGCGAAAGCGTAAAGCCGATGGAGAAGATCGAGGGCATCAAGATCCTTCATGTCGACGGATTGCCCGGCTTTTCCGGCGGCGACGCGGGCGGCGGCCGCTCCGCTGCGGCCGGCGGCGAAGGCGGCGGCAGGGATGGCGACGGGGCAGGGCAGCCGCGCGACGGCAATCTCGCTGATCAGGTCGTCTCCTCGGCGTTGCGCTATCGCTCGCAGGCGCCGTTTGTCGACCAGCTTCTGAACGAGATCGGCCTCAGCGGTGATGCGGTCCATCGCACCCTCGCGCTGCAGGATCTTTCCAAGATGGTCTACACGACGCCGGAACAGCAGGAGGCCGATGCCAGCAGAAAATTGCCGGGCGGCGGCGCCAAAGCACCGTCCAATCCTGCCGACAGGCACTGACCAAGGCTGCAGAACCGGAGTTTTTAAATGTCGGGACATGCGAAGGTTGAGCGAAATCTTCTGGTCTTTGCCGCATGGGCGACGTCGGGCTTTTCCGCTCTTGCGTTTTTTCTGGAGGGTCTTGCACGCGATTCCTACCTCCTGTCGCTGGCGGGCGTCGCCCTGGTCGTCGTCACCTTCGCGATCCATATCGTCATCAACGCGGTGAGCGATTGTGGCTTTTCCGCCGGCGAGGCTACGCTCGGCATCGGCGCCTTCGGCGTGCTTGCGCTCGTCTTCATCGCGGCATGGCTTGATGGCGGTCTGACAGCTGTCGATTACTGGTCAGGGCTCACGCTTTTCGGCGTGCTCGTCTGCGGCTTTCTCCTCTATCTATCAACGCGGCACGGGCTGAGGGGGGCTTTCTCGCGCTTCCACTTCAAACCGGCGGAAAGCGGGAATGAGCCTCGATGAGCAGCATTTCCGAATCCGTCTGGTTTCCGCTTTGCAGCCTTCTCTATATCGCCGTGATGCTGCACTGGGTACGCGTCTCCGCGCGCATGAATGCCGGGGACGGGGGCTTCTTCTCCGCCGCCCACTCCCTGGCGCCCTGGCTCTCGGCGCTGGTGATTGCCGGCGCCAGCCTTGCCGCATGGTTCGTGCTCGGCGCGGGCGGCGCCATCAGTGACGACGGGTTCTCGATGCCGGTCTATCTCGTCGGCGGCGTGCTGGTCGCGCTCCCCGGCATCGTGTTCTTCAAACGGGTGTGGTTTGCCGCGGAACGATTGCGGGTATCGTCTCAGGCCGAGATCTTCCGGGCCTATTTTCAAAGTCCGTTTCTCGTTGCCGTCGTCGCTCTGGTGGCGGTTCTGTTCGCCATCGGATTTTCCGGCCTGCAGATCAGGGCTTTTGCCAGTATCGCGTCGGTTTTGAGCGGCGGCGCGCTGTCGCCGCTCGTGGCCAGCACCGTTTTCGGCTTCGTTCTGTTTGCAGGGGTCGGCATCGGCGGCATGCGCGCGCTCGGCTATTTCGGCTTCATTCAGGCGGCGCTGGTTTTTTGCGCCATTGTTGCGCTGGCGGGTTTTGCGCTTTCGTGGAGCGGCGGCTTTGCTGCGCTCAATGCCAATCTCTATCAACTTGCGATGTCGCCGGAGAATGCCCGGTTTTTCAGCGTCGACGGCATTATTCGTTTTACCGGCGGGCTTGGCCGCGGCGGTGACGCGGCAACGTCGCACACAGCCATCGCCAATCTCAGCCTCGCTTTCGCGCTGATGGGGTTTCAGGCCAGCCCGTTGGTGCTCAAGGTGGTGCTTTCGACGCGCTCGCCGAACGGTTTTGCCGCCGGGCAGACCTGGGTCACAGCCGGTTTCTTCGGTGCATTGATCATTTTCGCGATCGCGATCGCCGGCCTGGCCGGCCTGCTCGATCCCGCTCTCAGGCTGGTGCCGCTGCTGGACGCTATGCAGGTTTCTTCGCCCTGGTTTGCGGCCTGGATCTTCATCGGCATCGGCGCCGGCGTCCAGCTCTTGGCCGGCCTCTCCCTGTTTGTGGCCGGCGAGACACTGGTGCGCCATCTCTACAAGCCGTATTTCAATGCGGCGCTCGGTCAGCGGGCGACAATCACGCTCACCCGCGTGGTGATCGCCGTACTCACCGTGGCGGCCCTGGTGATGCAGAATCTGACCCCGGTTACCGTGTCGGCGCTCGCTGGCCTGGCCTTGCCCGCTGCGTTTCAGCTCTGGGTTCCGATGCTCGGCGTGACATGGCTTGGCTGGATCACGCGTCCCGCTGCCGTTATCGGCGTCGGGTTCGGTCTTGCCGGCGTCGTGCTGACGGAGCCGCTCGGCTATCAGCTACTCTCGTTCCTGGGGCTGGAGCTGCCCTGGGGGCGCTGGCCGTGGACGATCCATTCCGCCGTCTGGGGCATGGCCGCCAATGTTACCGCAGTCCTGATCATTTCGGCGATCACAAACCGCAATGCGCTTTGCGAGGAGGCCCGCGAGGTCCGCAAACTCTATGCAACGCTTCTGGCGTCGGGCGGCGAGGCCCGCCGGTTTCGTGCTTTTGCCTGGTCGGCTGTCCTTGCCTGGTTTTTCCTTGCCGTCGGGCCGGGGCTGATCTTCGGCAACACCGCCTTCACCGGCGGGGACTCTGCTGCCCCGGTCTGGCTTCTCGGCATGCCTTCGCTTTGGGCCTGGGCGCTCGCCGCCTGGATACTCGGCGTCGGGCTCGCCTGGTTCCTCAGCTATAAAATGGAGATGGCAAGCCCGGTTACCGTCGAAATACCGCCCTATGAACCGCCGCCGCGCCTTCGGCCGGATCAAAGCCGGGCCGAGCGGGAGCGGCTCGGTATCCTGGTCATAACCGGAGCCGTCAGCTTCGCTCTGGTTGTCCTTATTGCATTCAGTTTCGGCGGTTGAGGCCGGTTTTGGAGATAAACGATGGATAGATTTGTATTCAACACGGCCAAGTCGATCAGGTTCGGCACTGGCACTTTTGATGAACTGGCCGAACTGGTCGGCGCGCAGGTCGGCGACCGCATCATGCTCGTGACCGATCCCGGAATGATGGCAACGGGCATGGTGGAGAGAGCGCTGAAGCAGTTTCGCGACGGCGGCATCACGGTCGAACTGTTCAAGGACGTTGAAGCCGATCCGCCGGAACATGTGGTGCTCGGGGCGGTCGCGGCCGCCCGTTCGGCAGGCGTTGAGGGCATCGTCGGGCTTGGCGGAGGATCGTCGCTCGATGTTGCCAAGCTTGTCGCGCTGCTGGCGCCGGGAACCGAAACGCTCGCGGATGTATACGGCGTCGGCAAGGCGCGCGGTCCGCGCCTGCCGCTGATACTCGTGCCGACAACCGCCGGTACCGGTTCGGAGGTCACGCCGATTTCCATCGTCACGACCGGCGCCAGCGAGAAGATGGGCGTCGTCTCGCCGGTGCTCCTTCCCGATGTCGCGCTCCTTGATCCGGCGCTGACCTATGGCCTGCCGCCGCACATCACGGCTGCGACGGGGATCGATGCGATGGTTCATGCCATCGAGGCCTTCGCCTCGGCCAGCCCCAACAACAACCCGCTGTCGCGCATGCTGGCGACGCAGGCGCTGACGTTGATGGGGCGTTCGCTTCTGAAAGCGGTCCACGACGGCAAGGATGTCGAAGCAAGGTCCGATATGCTCTTGGGGTCGATGCTTGCCGGGCAGGCCTTTGCCAATTCGCCAGTCGCCGCCGTTCACGCGCTCGCCTATCCGCTTGGGGGGCACTTTCACATTCCCCACGGACTCTCCAATGCACTGGTTCTGCCGCATGTTCTGCGTTTCAACATCGTGACCACGCCCGGCCCCTATGCCACGCTTGCACCTTTCGTGTTTCCCGAACTGTCGGCATTTGAGGGACAAGAACGGGCGGCGGCCTTCTGCGAGAAGCTTGCGGACCTTTCGCGCGCCTGCGGCCTGCCGCAGAATTTGAGGGCAATGGAGATTCCGCGGGACATCCTGCCGAAGCTCGCCTCCGACGCGATGAACCAGACCCGACTTCTCGTCAACAATCCGCGACCCCTGTCGGAAGCCGATGCGCTTTCGATATACCGCGCGGCTTTCTGATAATTCACAAGGAAAGGAACGGCCGTGTCACTTCAACTCCAGGATCCGAGCCTGCTCGAACATCGCGCCTTTCTCGCCGGCACGTGGGTGGAGGCCGAGAAGTCCTTTCCCGTCACGAATCCGGCAACCGGGGAACGCATTGCCATGGTGGCCGATATTCCGGCTGCCGATGTCGGCAAGGCGATTGACCGCGCTTACGAGGCACAGAAGCGCTGGCGGCGACTGACCGCCAAGGATCGATCGCAGATCCTGCTTCGGTGGAACAGCCTGCTGCTGGAAAACCAGGAGGATCTGGCGAAAATCCTGACCGCCGAAATGGGCAAGCCGCTTGCCGAGGCCAGGGGTGAGATTGCCTACGGCGCCTCCTTCATCCAATGGTTCGCCGAAGAGGGACGGCGCATCTATGGCGATGTCATTCCCGGCCATCAGCCCGACAAGCGGATCATCACCATCAAGCAGCCGATAGGCGTTGTCGGATCAATCACGCCATGGAATTTTCCCAATGCGATGATCGCCCGCAAGGTCGGCCCGGCACTTGCCGCCGGCTGCAGCTTTGTCGGTCGCCCGGCCGAAAAGACCCCGCTTTCGGCGCTTGCCATGGCGGTGCTTGGAGAAAGAGCTGGGATTCCCGAGGGCGTGCTGTCCATTCTGCCGGGCACCGACTCCAAGGGCATGGGCATGGAATTGTGCACCAATCCCAAGGTGCGCAAGCTCACCTTCACCGGCTCCACTGAAGTGGGTCGCATCCTGATGCGTCAATGCGCCCACGATGTGAAGAAGCTTTCGCTGGAACTCGGCGGCAATGCGCCTTTCCTGGTCTTCAACGATGCCGATCTCGACAAGGCTGTCGAGGGCGCGATAATCGCCAAATTCCGCAATGCCGGGCAGACCTGTGTCTGCGCAAACCGAATCTACGCCCAAAGCGAAATCGCCGATGCCTTTACCGAAAAGCTGGCCCGGGCAATTACGGGACTGAAGGTCGGAGACGGCATGGCCGAAGGGGTCGCGATCGGCCCGCTCATCGATGACGCGGCGCTTGCGAAAGTCGAGGATCATGTGGCCGACGCCGTTTCGAAGGGTGCGACCGTGATCGAGGGCGGCAGCCGGTCCGATCTGGGCGGCACGTACTACCGGCCCACGGTTCTGGGCGGCGTCAAACCCGGCATGAAAATCCTGGCTGAGGAAACCTTCGGGCCGGTCGCGCCGGTGATCAGCTTCAAAACCGTGGATGAAGGTATCAGGCTCGCCAATGATACCGAGTTCGGCCTTGCCGCCTATTTTTACGCGCGCGACATTTCGACGGTCTGGAAGGTGGCCGAGGAGATCGAGAGCGGCATGCTCGGCATCAATACGGGTTTGATCTCGACCGCCGAAGCGCCCTTTGGCGGCGTCAAATCCTCCGGCCTCGGGCGGGAAGGTTCCAAGTACGGGATCGAGGAATTCCTGGAGATCAAATATCTCTGCATGGCTCTGGACTGATGCGTTTCATGGCTCGCAGCTCTCGTCGGCCCGAAGCTGCGAGTCTTGGCGGCAGGTTGGCCTCCGGGCGCGCTCCATTTCACGATCTGTCGCCGGGTCCGAAGAGAGACGGAACAGACGTCAAGGACGCGGTATGCCCGCCTAAGCGTCGACGAGAAGCTGTTCGAACCGGTGTCTGATATCCATGGCGCATCGCCGCCGCTTTGCCTGCAAAAGACCGCGTCAGCCGCCCGGCGGCCAGCGCCCGCCTGCCGCCGTCGCTGAAGACGGTCTCGCATCAGGCCGCCAGCTTCTCCGGCGCCTGCCTATTGGCGCTTGCCTTGAGTCATCGGCTTGTCCTGCGTTCGCCCCCCGAAGGGTGATGGCGTGACTGGCCGAACCGCAGTCAATGCAGCCTTGCCCGGCCAGGCGTATGCGGCAGTTCAGCCGAGCGAGATGGTGATTTCCTCGACTTCGGCTTTGGAGGCGCCGCGATAGGCGGTGACTTCGATCTCGACCTTGAAGTCCGGCGCGCCAAGCGGCGAGCAGGTGACGGTGCGCTGCGGATCGATGTCGCGGAAGCGCTCGCCGACATATTCCATCACCGCCTTGGCATCCTCGACGTAAGGAATGAAGATCTTCGACTGAACGACGTCGGCAAGGCAGGAATCGACGGACTTCAGCGCGCCCTCGATATTGTCGAAGCACTGGCGGGCCTGCTCCACCGGATCGGTCGACATTTCGCGGGTCTTGTAGTTGCGGCCGGCGGTGTTGGAAACGAAGATCCAGTCGTCGACGCAGACGATGCGCGAATAGCTTTCCTTGGTTTCGAAGATGGAGCCGGATTTGACTTTGGTGATCTTGACCATGGTTTTTCCTGTTCTGTTGGGGGTTGATAGAGACAAAGGAAGTCTGCCTGCAGGCGTTGCCGCCTGCGACGAGGATGGAAATCGGATGAGAGGTCGGACGGGCGGTTACTGCTTGTAAAAGCGCTCCGCCGTTTCCGCGCTGATGCGCCCTTCGGCGAGGTCACGCCGGACGGCGGCCGGGTCGCGGGCTGCCGGATCACCGTAACCACCGCCGCCGGGCGTGGTGATCGAGACGATCTGGCCGGGCTTCAGGTCGACCATGCCCGAGAAATCATTGCGGCCGTCGCCGAAGTCGAGCACGGTGCCTCGGGCGGAAGTGCCGCCATCAAGCCCCCAGGGCTCGGAGGCCACGCGGGACCCCTCGACGGTGAACCGGCAGGCCTTTTCCGCGCGGTAGACCCGGCGCACGCCCATGCCGCCGCGAAAGGTGCCGGCACCGGCGGAATCGTCCACCAGTTCGTAGCGCAGCAGCGTCAGCGGATATTCGAGTTCCAGCGATTCCACCGGCAGGTTCGAGGTGTTGGTGAGGCTGACATGGATGCCCGAGAGCCCATCCGAGGTTGGCCGCGCGCCGCCGCCGCCGCCGATGGTTTCGAGATAGACCCAGATCGAGCCGTCTTCATGGGTGCCGTTGAAGATCGCACCGGTGCAGCAGCCATTGCCGGCCGCCATGACCTTGCCGGGAAGCGCCTTTGCGAGCGCGCCATAGACGAGGTCGCAAACCCGTTGCGCGGCGGCGATGCGGCCATCGACGGCCGCCGGATGCTCGCAGTTGAGGATCGAACCCTTCGGCGCCGTCACCGTCAGCGGGCGGGCAAGACCGGCATTGGGCAGGATCGTCGGATCGACGACCGATTTCACCGCGAAATAGCTCGCCGCCAGCAGCGAGGTATAGATCAGGTTCAGCCCGGCGCGAAGCTGCGGCGGGCCGTCGAAGGCAAGCGTCATTTCCTCGCCGGCAATCGTGATCTCGACGGAAAGCTCGATCCGGTCGCCGCGCTGGTTTGAATCGAACTGGTCGGAGAAGCTGTAGGTGCCGTCCGGAATGGCGGCGATGCCGGCGCGCATCTTGCGCTCGGCATAATCCTGCAGCGCCTCGCCGGCGGCCAGAACCTTCTCGGTCGTGTATTTGACGCAGAGATCCTGCATGCGCTGGACGGCGAGCCGGTTGGCGGACATCTGGGCGCGCAGGTCGGAGAGCCGCTCGCGCGGGACCTGGCAGTTGAGCAGGAACATCTCCTGCAGGTCCTGGTTCAGCACGCCTTCGCGATAAAGCCGGACCGGCGGGATGCGAAGCCCCTCCTGATAGATGTGCTCGTGGCCGCGATCGGCGAAATCCGAATGGTGGGCGGTGTTGACCGCCCAGGCCACCA includes:
- a CDS encoding hydantoinase B/oxoprolinase family protein, which produces MTTIDPITVEVIGSALQSIVEEMGEALVRASYSTNIKERRDCSTALFDRHGNTLCQAEHIPMHLGSFLGVIGAIYGRFELDDIKPGDVFMANDAYAGGATHLPDIVLAEPIFVEGTLVAWAVNTAHHSDFADRGHEHIYQEGLRIPPVRLYREGVLNQDLQEMFLLNCQVPRERLSDLRAQMSANRLAVQRMQDLCVKYTTEKVLAAGEALQDYAERKMRAGIAAIPDGTYSFSDQFDSNQRGDRIELSVEITIAGEEMTLAFDGPPQLRAGLNLIYTSLLAASYFAVKSVVDPTILPNAGLARPLTVTAPKGSILNCEHPAAVDGRIAAAQRVCDLVYGALAKALPGKVMAAGNGCCTGAIFNGTHEDGSIWVYLETIGGGGGARPTSDGLSGIHVSLTNTSNLPVESLELEYPLTLLRYELVDDSAGAGTFRGGMGVRRVYRAEKACRFTVEGSRVASEPWGLDGGTSARGTVLDFGDGRNDFSGMVDLKPGQIVSITTPGGGGYGDPAARDPAAVRRDLAEGRISAETAERFYKQ
- a CDS encoding iron-containing alcohol dehydrogenase; translated protein: MDRFVFNTAKSIRFGTGTFDELAELVGAQVGDRIMLVTDPGMMATGMVERALKQFRDGGITVELFKDVEADPPEHVVLGAVAAARSAGVEGIVGLGGGSSLDVAKLVALLAPGTETLADVYGVGKARGPRLPLILVPTTAGTGSEVTPISIVTTGASEKMGVVSPVLLPDVALLDPALTYGLPPHITAATGIDAMVHAIEAFASASPNNNPLSRMLATQALTLMGRSLLKAVHDGKDVEARSDMLLGSMLAGQAFANSPVAAVHALAYPLGGHFHIPHGLSNALVLPHVLRFNIVTTPGPYATLAPFVFPELSAFEGQERAAAFCEKLADLSRACGLPQNLRAMEIPRDILPKLASDAMNQTRLLVNNPRPLSEADALSIYRAAF
- a CDS encoding NAD-dependent succinate-semialdehyde dehydrogenase, which gives rise to MSLQLQDPSLLEHRAFLAGTWVEAEKSFPVTNPATGERIAMVADIPAADVGKAIDRAYEAQKRWRRLTAKDRSQILLRWNSLLLENQEDLAKILTAEMGKPLAEARGEIAYGASFIQWFAEEGRRIYGDVIPGHQPDKRIITIKQPIGVVGSITPWNFPNAMIARKVGPALAAGCSFVGRPAEKTPLSALAMAVLGERAGIPEGVLSILPGTDSKGMGMELCTNPKVRKLTFTGSTEVGRILMRQCAHDVKKLSLELGGNAPFLVFNDADLDKAVEGAIIAKFRNAGQTCVCANRIYAQSEIADAFTEKLARAITGLKVGDGMAEGVAIGPLIDDAALAKVEDHVADAVSKGATVIEGGSRSDLGGTYYRPTVLGGVKPGMKILAEETFGPVAPVISFKTVDEGIRLANDTEFGLAAYFYARDISTVWKVAEEIESGMLGINTGLISTAEAPFGGVKSSGLGREGSKYGIEEFLEIKYLCMALD
- a CDS encoding RidA family protein, encoding MVKITKVKSGSIFETKESYSRIVCVDDWIFVSNTAGRNYKTREMSTDPVEQARQCFDNIEGALKSVDSCLADVVQSKIFIPYVEDAKAVMEYVGERFRDIDPQRTVTCSPLGAPDFKVEIEVTAYRGASKAEVEEITISLG
- a CDS encoding bacteriorhodopsin — its product is MAVFETADLTAASYSTALLGLVATAALLLLGTGWVRPAWKLPVALCALAALVGTLAVFQAREAWSVAQSVPVVYHYVGWAISMPLQVLALYFFAGRTAKLGMGLFWRLVVVSVLMVFVRYLGEAGLMHATLAFLIGLVFWLYILGELFFGRMDEAVRDSRKPAVQRGYFWLRLIVTVGWAIYPLGNFITSFGGYIDTGALSVAYNIADFLNRMAFGVAVLAVAMMDAGETADD